The Anabaena sp. PCC 7108 region GCTTGAGAGTAATCATATCCCCCAAAGCTCTTTTACTGAGTTCATAGAGAGGACTTAAAGCTGGGGAAACCTCCGCTTCCGAAGTGTTAACCCAAATTTCTTTAGTGGCTTTAGCAAATGGACCTGTAACAGTTGCAGAAAATATATCTATCAACCGCAACGCCGAAAAGGTATTGACTTCATAGGAATTTTGAATTGCTGCTGATGTGCGATCGCTATAAACATTCACGCCATGATTGATAATGAGAATATCCACTTTCTCTAATCTGGCTTGTAGTTCCGCTTCATTACCCAATTCCCAAGCCAGCACCTTCACCCCAGCTTGCGGCTGTATTTTATCGGGATTGGTGCTTAATGCCACAACTGTAGCATTATGCTTCAGCAATTGAGCCACCAATGCTTGTCCTAACGCACCAGACGCACCTGTTAAAGCCACGGTTTTACCTTTGACAGAAAGTCCTGTTCCCAAAATTTTATCCACTAAAGGAAAGACACCACTGTAATAAGCGTTAACATCATCAAAATGATGTCGCCAATGATAAGTTCTATTTACCCACCAAACGGAAGGAATTGTCTGTAAAGGTCCAGGTAGGTGGTTGTAGTCTGTATCAATTGTCCCTTGGAAATACCGCCCAGATGCACCATATAAAAAAGTTACAGCATAGACGACTCCTAACCATAACCCCCATTGCTGGGCGAATAAAGCCAGTACTGTTAATATCAATACCAAGAGACTCGACTCTAATATGTCATGGTAAAGTTGAGAATCTAAATAAGCTTTTTGGGAAACTAACGATAAATCCCGACGATAAGCCGCATGGTGCTTATTATGCCATTTAGCCAGCCAAGTTACCTGGTGACACAAAGCATGGTAGCTGTCCCTCAATATTTCTGCGAGTAATAGGGAGAATAACCCCCAAGCCGCAAACTGTAAGCAGCTATTTACTAAAATCCAATCAATTGTTAAGCTTTCAGCCAGTTTCATCACGTTTTTGTTGACACGATTTATTCTTAATTATTCTTCATAATAGATAATAGGTAAAACGTAATGGGTAATTTTTTTTCTCATACCTAATTTTTAGAATTTTTAAATGTGCTTATTCTCTAGCAAGCGCATTTTAGTTTAAATAAAATTGCTTAAACGCTTTTAATAAATTACAGGCAAAAGATAATATCAAGTTATCACACCATATTATGACATTATTTAATCCAGAAGATTGCTTAATTTTAGTAGTCGATGACGTAAAACTAAATTTGCAAGTTATAGCCAATATATTAGATCAAGTTGGCTATGAATATACCTTAGTATCCAATGGTTCTCAAGCTTTAGAACGTGTCAAATCTGCTCATCCAGACTTAATTTTATTAGACTTAATGATGCCAGAAATGGATGGTTTGGAGGTATGTGAACAAATTCAAAGTAATCCCGAATTATCAGAAATTCCGATTATTTTTATTTCTGCTAGTAAAGAACAAGATCATTTACTACAAGCTTTTGAAAAGGGAGCAGTTGATTACATGGTCAAACCTTTTCATACAGCGGAACTTCTAGCTCGTGTCAGAATGCATTTAGAACTAAAATATTCAAGACAAAAATTAAAAAAATTATTACATGAACAAGGGGAATTAGTCAAAAAATTAGAAAAATTAGCCAACACAGATCCATTAACTGAAATTTGGAACCGTCGTTATCTTTTAATGATAGCAGAACAAGAAATCAAGCGTAGTCAGAGATATTATTTGCCTTTTTCTGTCCTTTTAATAGATATTGACTATTTCAAACGAATTAACGATACATTTGGACACAGTATAGGAGATGAAGTAATTATATTCATGACTAAAACTGTGTTTAGTTGTTTGCGTCAAGTAGATTCTTTTGGGAGATTTGGAGGGGAAGAATTTGTTGTATTACTACCAGAAACAGATATTCATGGAGCCATAATAGTTGCTGAACGTATCCGAGAAAATATTAACAATCAATATATTTTTGTTGGAGAAAAAAAAGTATCAATTACGGTTAGTATTGGTATAGCCAGCTATAACTCGACTGACAAGACTATTGATACTATCATTCAACGAGCTGATAAAGCACTTTATCAAGCCAAAAATCAAGGACGCAACCGGGTAATTGCTGATAATTAAGGGTTACTAAAAATTATGGTTCTAGCGTTTATGTAAAACAACAGTTTTAAATCAATTTTTTTAAATCAAAGTTTCTAGTGATTGTCGTATAGATGGAAACTGGTCAATTATTAAAGGTAGTTGATCCATATTAAACGCATCTAAATTACTGTGTAAATAATTAGCATAATCCACTAATAACTGACAATTATACTCTTCTCCCCATGCTTTCAATCGCTGACCAAAATGCTTGATTTGACGCATTTTAAGAGTTTTGCGTAAAGTAGTCCAGACCATTTCTTCTTCTTGTTTTAATTTGATTAATAATTCTGGTAAATTCGTCGGAGATGTTAATAATTTATGAGTATTAATATTGGTTTGAAAGTTATCTAATTGATTCTGGCTTTCAACTGGAATCACCGATTGTAAATGTTTCTTAAGTTCTGTGACAAGTTGGCTGCGACTAATAGGTTTGGATAAAAATCCCTGACAGATTTGCTCAAGTTCATCCTGTTCTTGGGTTTGAGATGAAGCCGAAACAATTATTATAGGAATAGCTTGCGTTGCTTCATCCTGTTTAAGATATTGTGCTGTTTCCTTTCCGTCCATATGTGTCATTTTTAGATCCAACAAAATCAAATCAGGACGGTGTAATTGAACTAAATTAATAGCTTGTTGTCCTGCTTCTGCAACCAGAAGAAAATGGTGAGTTTTATCAAAATATCCCTTAATTAATTCCCGATTTGAATCTACATCATCTACAACTAAAATTGTACTAGGTGTAAATTGGTTCAAATTATCATCTTGAGACGATTCTGCCACTATTTGTTTCAATTCAATTGCAGGTGAAACTGCTGGAAAAACGAAAGTGAAAGTACTACCTATGCCCAATTCACTTTGGAGTGTCACCATTCCACCCATCATATTAATTAATCGTTGAGTAATTGCTAGTCCTAAACCTGTACCTCCATATTTGCGGTTGCTTTGTCCAACACTTTGAACAAAAGCCTCAAAAATACTTTCTTGTTGATTACGGGCAATACCAATCCCTGTATCTTCAACAGCAATTTCTAACCAGATTTTTTCTTCATTATTTGTAGAATAGGGATGAGCGCGAATTAATATTTGAATGTGTCCTTGTTTAGTAAACTTCAAAGCATTGCCGACAACATTAAAAAGAATTTGGCGCAAACGAATTTCATCAATATAAATAGCTGGAGGTAATGTGTCCTCAATTGTTGAGTAAAGAGTTAAATTTTTTGAAGTTGCAGTTGGGTTAAATATTTGTAATATCTCTTGAATTAAAGTACGTAAATCAATAGGCTCATAGTGGAGTTCAAGCTTACCAGCTTCAATTTTAGAAAGGTCAAGAATATCATTAATTAATGCCAGTAGAGTTCTTCCACTGGTAGTAATGGCTTGAACATAAGAGGCTATATTAGGTTCTGTGACAGCAGATTTTAATAAGTCTGCAAAACCCAAAATAGCATTCATCGGAGTACGAATTTCGTGACTCATATTAGCAAGAAATTCACTTTTAGCTTGGTTAGCGCTTTGTGCTTGTTGAGTTGCTTCCTCCAATGCCAAGTTTTTCAGCTTCAGTTCTTCTTCAGCTTGTTTGCGAGCCGTTATATCCATAACAGTTCCAAAGTAGCGAATAATCTCACCTGCTTCATTGGATAAAGCCACTGCTTGGCCAGATACCCAAATTACCTCGCCATTAGGCTTACAGAAACGATATTCCATTGAAAAGGAATACCTTTGTTGAATAGCATTATTCCATTCAGTTAAAATGTTTTTTTGGTCATCAGGATGAAGTGCTTGAATCCAGCCCCTACCTAGAGAATCTAGCATCGACATTCCTGTCAATTCTGAGTAACGAGGATTAATATACGAGCAGTTACCTTGGTTGTCAGTTTGAAAAATGCCCACAGGTGCATGAGTGACTAAAATCCTATAGCGTTTCTCACTTTCTCTCAGTGCTGATTCGGCTTGTTTGCGTTCGGCTTCAAGCCGTGCTTTTTCGCTCACATCATCGAGAACATAAGAAAAACGAGGACGGTTATTAGCAAGGCCAATGTAACAAACTGTAGCAGACAGCCATTTCATTGTCCCATCTGTGATGTGTTGATATTCAAACCGAACTGGTTGACCGGTGCGTTGACTTTCTTGATAGTGAGTTATCCAAACACGAATATATTCTTGAGGTGTACCCATGTGACTGGCAAGTTGATTTTGTATTGCCTCTGGGGTAGTGCCAAAAAATTGAGCAGAGGCATAGTTATCAGATAGATGTAATATGTCATCATCTAGTAGTTCCACCACACCCATCATCATTGGTGCTGAATCATAAAAACTCCGTACTGTTGCTTCTCTTTCTCTGAGTGCGGCTTCTGTTTGTTGAGAGTAAAGTAACTCTTGTTGCAAACGTTGATTGGCAGCTTGGAGTTCACCAGTTCTTTCTGCTACCTTAGCTTCAAGTTCTATATTTGCTTTTTGAACTTGTTCTAATAAAGTTCCTTGTTGAATAGCATTGGCTACTTGTATTGATAGGTGTTCTAGAAACTCTACTTCATCAGGTTGCCAATGACGTACATTGTTACAGCTATGGGCAATCAGCAATCCCCAAGGTGAATCATCTAATATAATTGGGACTAATAAATAGGCTTTGACTTGAAACTGGGTTAAGAATTCAATGTAACAAGGACTCAAGTTGGCTTGATGAATATCAGCAATAGCTTTAGAACAGAAGTGTGGATTTGAGTTTAGCCAATTTGTCTGGCGGCACTCATCTTTAATCATCCATTCTAAAATTGACCATTGGGGAGTCTTGACTGATTCCACTGTTACTTTTCCACCGCAGTCAGGGTAAAAGCGATAAATAACTACACGCTCAACCTGTAGCAATTCTCGGATTTCTGTGACGGTTGTTTGGAGAATTTTTTCTAAACTTAAAGAAGCACGAATGCGAAAAGCGATATCAGCTAAAAGTTGTTTTTGTTGAGTCTGCTTTTGTAGTTTGACTTGATGCTGGCAAACTTGTGTTTTGAGATCAGAATTAAGGCGTTTGAGTAAATTAAGTTTTTCATTTTCTAGTTTCTGCACTTGTTCTTGTAATACGGCAATAACTTGGTGCAGTTCCTTGACATCTACAGATTCTAAAATGCCTGTTTGGGTTAAAATTCCTACCAAATAACCTTCGTCATTAGCAACAACAAACCGCCGGATTTTTTGCTCCTGCATTGCTTGATGAGTGTCCCAAAGGGAATCATTAGGATTCACTAATAATAGAGGGGAACTCATTACCTGTTCAGCTGGTAATTTGCTCAAGTTCAACTCTTGGATTTGGAATTTAACAATATCTCGTTCTGTGATGATACCTAAGGGTTGAATTTTTATGGGTGCAATTAAATTGCCAATGACAATACAACTGACATGATGAGATGACATCAGTTGTGCTAGTTCTAAAACTGTAGTTTGAGGATCTGCATGAATGACATTTTCTGTCATTACCTCTCTGACATACCGACACTTGAGTAAATTTGCAGGTTGCAACATAGCCCGAATGCTATTCTGTGTTACTAATCCCACTAGTTGTCCCTGTTCGTTGAGAACTGGTAAATGACGAATGTGATGTTTTTGGAGTAATTCTATCATTTTGATTGGCTCTTGTGCTTGCCATTCTTCACAGGTAATCAACTCCTTTGTCATGACTTCCGCAACTTTGGTTGTTCTCAAATTGCGCTCTTGTGCAGCTAGTTTCACTAAATCTCGCTCTGTTAGTAAACCAACTAATTGCTGGTTATCTAAGACAACAATGCAACTCCTACAAAGGGAATCTGAGTCAGAGAAAGTTTTCCCGATTTGACTAATTATTTGTACTGCTTCCAGTAGAGATGCATCTGGATTGACAACAACAAACTGACGTTGAATGCAATCATTAGTGAGATTATGGGGTGAAGGTGTTGCAGATTCCATAATCAACTGATGAGCTTATTAAGAGAACTGTTGAGCATAATACCGGGCATATCTTCCTTCTAAACCTAATAATTGTGCATGATTTCCTGATTCAACAATTTGCCCTTTTTCTAAAACTAAAATGCGATCGCACTTTCTGATTGTAGATAACCTGTGAGCTATAATTAATACTGTGCGATTTGCCATCAATCTTTCTAAAGCTTCTTGTACTAAAGCTTCTGATTCTGAATCTAAGGCAGATGTTGCTTCATCTAGTATCAATATTTGCGGGTTTAATAGTACTGCACGTGCGATCGCAATTCGCTGTCTTTGTCCACCAGATAAATTTACACCCCGCTCACCTACCCAAGTATTATAACCTTCTGGTAGTTGCATAATAAATTGATGAGCATTAGCAATTTTCGCTGCTTCTTCAACGGTGCTAAGTTCAAAAGCTTTTTGTCCGAAAGCGATATTTTGGGCAATTGTTCCCGAAAACAGGATAGTTTCTTGGGGAACTATGCCAATTTGTTTTCTTAAACTATTTAAGGTGACATCTTGAATATTGACATCATCTATGAAAATTCCCCCAACTTCAGGATCATAAAATCGGGGTAAAAGATTGACAAAGGTGGTTTTACCAGCACCAGAAGCACCGACTAGAGCGATCGCTTGACCTGGCATTACTAATAAATTAATATTATTTAATACAGGTTCATCAATTTTATAAGCAAAAGTTACATCCCGATATTCAACTTTACCATTTACAGCCGGAAGACTAATTGCATTTGGTTTTTCTAATACCGTTGGTTGAATTGCTAACAATTCAAGAACTCGATCAACAGATGCTTCACCTTGTTTGAATTCGTTATAGTTATTAGTAGTGTGTCCAATGGGATCAATTAATAAAGCTGCTGCTGCTAAATAACTAAAAAATTCTCCTACTGTTAAATTATTTTGAGAAATTTGCCAAGTTCCTACCATCAGTAAAGATAAAGCACTCAATGCTTCTAAAAATCCCACAATGGGAATTTGAATTGCTTTTAACCTTTCTGTTGAATATTTAGCCCTCAAACTGCGTTCTGCTTCATGACTAAATCTAGCAATTTCATAGTCTTCTGCCGCAAAAGCTTGAATTAAGCGAATACCGCTAAATACTTCTGTGAGAATAGCTGATAAATCAGAAACTCGATTTTGACTTCTTAAAGAATATTTCCGTAAACGTTCTCCAAACCAACCAATTAATATTCCCATAATTGGGGCAACAATCACTGTAGCTAGAGTCAGTTGCCAATTCAAGTAAATCATGTAAATGGGAATTGCTACCAATTGCAAAATGCAAGGAACAAAATCATGAAAAACCTTATTAATGACTTCCCCAACTCTGTCAACATCTTCGGTGAGACGATAAGATAAGTCACCAGCTTTTGCAGTTTCAAAATAGCTGAGATTTAGCTTTTGCAAATGTGTATAAACCTGTTGACGGAGATGAAAAGCAACTCTTAAAGCTGCGCGTGCCATGTATAAATCTTGCATGGACTGAAAAAAGCCACGCACCAGGAATACTAAAGCACAGACTCCGGCTAATTGAGCGATCGCTATAATGTTACCCTGTCCAAAGGGAACTGCCAATTTACCCGCTAAATTAATCAGCGTTAAGGTAGCCAGTACATATCCTAAAATACCCACAAATCCCTTAGCGACAGTTTCCCATTGGGTGCGGATATAGGGTAACAGTAACCAATAATTAGAACGTGTTTTCAAGTCGTAACTTCCAAAAAAATATTTTCCTTGTTTGAAGCTACCATATCAGGAATTAAGAGTCAGAAGTCAGGGTAATAAGAGTAATTACTAATTAATCAACTGTGTATTCTTGTTCTAATCCGCATCCCTCTATCACTTCCCACCGCAATAACCTTGGTAACTGTGTTACATCCAAGGCATAGTTTAAAGTCCACAGTACAATCTCAAAAACTAATAAGTTCCGTACCCACACTAAATCCGTTTCTGAAGCCAAAAGATTTAAACCCTCATACAACTGCCAAATCCGATAAGGCAAATATATGTAAGGAACCATTACCCAAACTACGGTTTGAAACCGTCTGAGTGTGAGGATTTCTGAGAATATTTGCAACCCTAGCATCACAAAATACCAAGCCAGCAGGGTTAAAACTAAAGTATATCCCCAGAGAACACCCCACAACAGCATGACTATGAGTGGTAAGACTATTCCCCCCAGTTGTATTGTCCCAAACCAGATTTTAAACCATCCTGGCAAAGGTTCCGGCAGGGTGTAAGGCTTTGCGTGTTTCCACGCAGCATCTACCATGACAAAAAAAGATGTAGCTACTAGGAAAAAAAAGAGATTTTCCAGGAACAAATCAAGATTAATGTTGGAAGTCATGATGAAATTATCAACTGCTGCTGTGATGAATTCATTGTTCTAAAGTATGATTTTTATCGACCTAACCAAGTTTTGATCACATCTAACAAACTAGAACCACCCCACATCAAAGCAAACAGAATTGAGGTAGTTAAAATTGCTCCCATCACACATAGAACTAAACCACCTAAACTAATCGCACCATCATCTTCTGATAAACCAAAGGCTGTGACGAAAACGCCCATAGCTGGTAGAGTATTGGTTCCGGGGATGGGAATCATCATCGAAATAGCCATGAGAGCGATCGCAATTCCAATAGTTACTCTTCCTGGTAATGTAGTACAGATATAGGATAATCGAGGACGTGCGATCGCTTCAATTCTTTGCAACCAAGGTAGTCCAGCTTTCAAAAATCCCTGAACCGTAGATAGTTGCAGAGGATGATTCAGCATCTTTTGAGGTAGCCAAGGAGTTTTTGCACCTGCAATTAACTGTATCGCTAACAGAAAAATTAGCACACCAAAAGGAGTTGAGTAACCAGGTGCAGGAACTGGTAAAGCCGAAGGTAGAGACAAAACCACTAGCAAAAATCCAAAAACTCTTTCTTCAGCTAATAGTAAAATATCTGCAAAAGTGACTTTTTCCTGTCTTTCTTCTGCAAAAAAATAGCGTTGTAATTCCTGAGATAGTTTAGCCATATTTCTTCTAAAATGCTTTTATTGATCAACTTCAAAACAAAAAAATACTTGAATTTAAAAATCAGAAATAGTCTATTTAATCATTTATTCGCTTGATTTTCTTTAATTACGTGGATTAGAGAAGGCAGTAAAGAAACAATAATAATTAAACCAATGATTGGTAATAAATACTTATCTAATTGTTCTGCTGGTAGAGTTTTTCCTAAAAAGAAACCTAAGAGAGTAATTCCAAAAGTCCAAGCAAAACCACCAAGTAAATTGTAAGACATAAAGGTGCGATAATGCATAGCACCAATACCTGCGACAATGGGGGCAAAGGTACGGACAATTGGCATAAATCTGGCTAAAACAATCGTTTTTTTGCCATGTTTTTCATAAAAATCTTGAGTTTTAGTAACGTGTTTTTTATGAAAAAGCCAAGAATCTTCTTTATCAAATAATTTTCTGCCAAATTTATGCCCAGTAAAGTAGCCGACATTATCACCCAACACTGCACAAACAAACGCACCGAAAATCAGCACCCAAATATTCAGCAATTGTTGAGAAGCAACAAATCCTGCGGTGAATAGTAAACTATCACCAGGGAGAAAAAACCCAATCAGTAAGCCAGATTCCGCAAAGATAATTCCCCATACCCCAAAATAACCCAGTGATTTAATTAATTCTGGTAAATCAAAATGCATGAAATCTAACCTGCTCAAGAAGTTGCATCCAACATCTTAACGTTCAAAATTTTCAGAAAATAAAAAATAATATTAAAATTATATAAAGTTATTTTAGATTTAGTAGATATTGGTTTATGGGAGTAAGATGCAAAGATATTTGAAAGTACTAAGTTTATTCTGGAGTACTGCTATTGCCGCAGAAATGGAATATCGCCTTAATTTCATCTTAGCCGCCCTTAGCAGCCTAGGCA contains the following coding sequences:
- a CDS encoding bifunctional sterol desaturase/short chain dehydrogenase, with the protein product MKLAESLTIDWILVNSCLQFAAWGLFSLLLAEILRDSYHALCHQVTWLAKWHNKHHAAYRRDLSLVSQKAYLDSQLYHDILESSLLVLILTVLALFAQQWGLWLGVVYAVTFLYGASGRYFQGTIDTDYNHLPGPLQTIPSVWWVNRTYHWRHHFDDVNAYYSGVFPLVDKILGTGLSVKGKTVALTGASGALGQALVAQLLKHNATVVALSTNPDKIQPQAGVKVLAWELGNEAELQARLEKVDILIINHGVNVYSDRTSAAIQNSYEVNTFSALRLIDIFSATVTGPFAKATKEIWVNTSEAEVSPALSPLYELSKRALGDMITLKRLDQVCVIRKLILGPFKSQLNPYGVMSASQVARGILFLANRDFRNIIVTINPLTYLLFPIKEFSNWLYYRVFSKAD
- a CDS encoding diguanylate cyclase gives rise to the protein MTLFNPEDCLILVVDDVKLNLQVIANILDQVGYEYTLVSNGSQALERVKSAHPDLILLDLMMPEMDGLEVCEQIQSNPELSEIPIIFISASKEQDHLLQAFEKGAVDYMVKPFHTAELLARVRMHLELKYSRQKLKKLLHEQGELVKKLEKLANTDPLTEIWNRRYLLMIAEQEIKRSQRYYLPFSVLLIDIDYFKRINDTFGHSIGDEVIIFMTKTVFSCLRQVDSFGRFGGEEFVVLLPETDIHGAIIVAERIRENINNQYIFVGEKKVSITVSIGIASYNSTDKTIDTIIQRADKALYQAKNQGRNRVIADN
- a CDS encoding CBS domain-containing protein — its product is MESATPSPHNLTNDCIQRQFVVVNPDASLLEAVQIISQIGKTFSDSDSLCRSCIVVLDNQQLVGLLTERDLVKLAAQERNLRTTKVAEVMTKELITCEEWQAQEPIKMIELLQKHHIRHLPVLNEQGQLVGLVTQNSIRAMLQPANLLKCRYVREVMTENVIHADPQTTVLELAQLMSSHHVSCIVIGNLIAPIKIQPLGIITERDIVKFQIQELNLSKLPAEQVMSSPLLLVNPNDSLWDTHQAMQEQKIRRFVVANDEGYLVGILTQTGILESVDVKELHQVIAVLQEQVQKLENEKLNLLKRLNSDLKTQVCQHQVKLQKQTQQKQLLADIAFRIRASLSLEKILQTTVTEIRELLQVERVVIYRFYPDCGGKVTVESVKTPQWSILEWMIKDECRQTNWLNSNPHFCSKAIADIHQANLSPCYIEFLTQFQVKAYLLVPIILDDSPWGLLIAHSCNNVRHWQPDEVEFLEHLSIQVANAIQQGTLLEQVQKANIELEAKVAERTGELQAANQRLQQELLYSQQTEAALREREATVRSFYDSAPMMMGVVELLDDDILHLSDNYASAQFFGTTPEAIQNQLASHMGTPQEYIRVWITHYQESQRTGQPVRFEYQHITDGTMKWLSATVCYIGLANNRPRFSYVLDDVSEKARLEAERKQAESALRESEKRYRILVTHAPVGIFQTDNQGNCSYINPRYSELTGMSMLDSLGRGWIQALHPDDQKNILTEWNNAIQQRYSFSMEYRFCKPNGEVIWVSGQAVALSNEAGEIIRYFGTVMDITARKQAEEELKLKNLALEEATQQAQSANQAKSEFLANMSHEIRTPMNAILGFADLLKSAVTEPNIASYVQAITTSGRTLLALINDILDLSKIEAGKLELHYEPIDLRTLIQEILQIFNPTATSKNLTLYSTIEDTLPPAIYIDEIRLRQILFNVVGNALKFTKQGHIQILIRAHPYSTNNEEKIWLEIAVEDTGIGIARNQQESIFEAFVQSVGQSNRKYGGTGLGLAITQRLINMMGGMVTLQSELGIGSTFTFVFPAVSPAIELKQIVAESSQDDNLNQFTPSTILVVDDVDSNRELIKGYFDKTHHFLLVAEAGQQAINLVQLHRPDLILLDLKMTHMDGKETAQYLKQDEATQAIPIIIVSASSQTQEQDELEQICQGFLSKPISRSQLVTELKKHLQSVIPVESQNQLDNFQTNINTHKLLTSPTNLPELLIKLKQEEEMVWTTLRKTLKMRQIKHFGQRLKAWGEEYNCQLLVDYANYLHSNLDAFNMDQLPLIIDQFPSIRQSLETLI
- a CDS encoding ABC transporter ATP-binding protein, coding for MKTRSNYWLLLPYIRTQWETVAKGFVGILGYVLATLTLINLAGKLAVPFGQGNIIAIAQLAGVCALVFLVRGFFQSMQDLYMARAALRVAFHLRQQVYTHLQKLNLSYFETAKAGDLSYRLTEDVDRVGEVINKVFHDFVPCILQLVAIPIYMIYLNWQLTLATVIVAPIMGILIGWFGERLRKYSLRSQNRVSDLSAILTEVFSGIRLIQAFAAEDYEIARFSHEAERSLRAKYSTERLKAIQIPIVGFLEALSALSLLMVGTWQISQNNLTVGEFFSYLAAAALLIDPIGHTTNNYNEFKQGEASVDRVLELLAIQPTVLEKPNAISLPAVNGKVEYRDVTFAYKIDEPVLNNINLLVMPGQAIALVGASGAGKTTFVNLLPRFYDPEVGGIFIDDVNIQDVTLNSLRKQIGIVPQETILFSGTIAQNIAFGQKAFELSTVEEAAKIANAHQFIMQLPEGYNTWVGERGVNLSGGQRQRIAIARAVLLNPQILILDEATSALDSESEALVQEALERLMANRTVLIIAHRLSTIRKCDRILVLEKGQIVESGNHAQLLGLEGRYARYYAQQFS
- a CDS encoding exopolysaccharide biosynthesis protein, whose product is MAKLSQELQRYFFAEERQEKVTFADILLLAEERVFGFLLVVLSLPSALPVPAPGYSTPFGVLIFLLAIQLIAGAKTPWLPQKMLNHPLQLSTVQGFLKAGLPWLQRIEAIARPRLSYICTTLPGRVTIGIAIALMAISMMIPIPGTNTLPAMGVFVTAFGLSEDDGAISLGGLVLCVMGAILTTSILFALMWGGSSLLDVIKTWLGR
- a CDS encoding DedA family protein translates to MHFDLPELIKSLGYFGVWGIIFAESGLLIGFFLPGDSLLFTAGFVASQQLLNIWVLIFGAFVCAVLGDNVGYFTGHKFGRKLFDKEDSWLFHKKHVTKTQDFYEKHGKKTIVLARFMPIVRTFAPIVAGIGAMHYRTFMSYNLLGGFAWTFGITLLGFFLGKTLPAEQLDKYLLPIIGLIIIVSLLPSLIHVIKENQANK